The Oscillatoria acuminata PCC 6304 genomic interval GTCTTCCAGGCGGCTCAGATAAAATTGAATCTCGGTGGTGGTTTTATTCCATAATTGTCGCCGCCTACGAACCATCACTACTGTGGTTAGACCCTCCCATTGGCTTTGTCGATGTAACCGTGGTAATTGTTTAACACTCACCACCCACACTTGCCTAGTTTCTACACGGTGATGCCCTGCCTCCAAAGTTTCATGATAGCTGTAGTCAATTCCTTCCCAAGACTTGGCACTTGCTTAAACGAACCAAGCTTCTACTTGTTTGTAAAGATTGAGCTGGTTGCCTTTAAGAGCCAACAGATAGTTCCCGTCTGGTCGCTTAATTTGACGAGCAATTTCGGTTTGGATACCCATAGCATCAAGGGTAACTACCGCCCCCTTGAGATTAAGCAATAGAAAAAGCTGCGGTACTGCTGTAATTTCATTTGACTTATCTTTAACTTTTTGTTGTGCCAGTACCAACCCATGTTCACTACTCCACGCACTCACCGTATGCAATGCTTTGAGCTGACCTTCTCGATCGTAGGAACCCCTGGACGTCTTCTCATCTATATGAATTACTTCGATCTTCAAATTCGCCGCGATCATAGCAATCCACCCCAAAAAGCTCTCCTGTAATGCCATCGGATCAATCGCTCCTATCACACGAATAAAGGTATCGTGGGATGGAATCCCATGAGGCAAGTCTAAAAACTGCTCTAACCAAGATTGCTTACTTTTGCCGTAAACCTCAATGGCAAAGAATCCGTCTGCCCCTGATAGCACCGCTAAAATGGCTATGGTGAGAATAGCTTCCAAACTGTGGTGTCTTGCTTCTGTGCACACGAGGGTCGGGTATTTGCTGAAAATGCTTGAGTACACTCTGCTTGAGAATTTTAATCTCTCGTTGCTGCTGAGGGTTGAGAACAACTTTACCAAAGCCTTTTTTCATCTGCCTAAGCTAGGGATATCTACAATTCTATCATTCCCAGTTTAACTGCTTGTTCGTCGCCAACGCCATCTGTAGAGCCCTCTGCCCATGTACTCCTTTTTCTGTAATTTGTCAAGTACAATTTATACCAAATTAGATGCGATTACCCTGTGAAACAAAAAGGGTTTTAACAAAATTTTTACATCAATTAGTCAGGCCTAATTTATTTAAGTTTCTGGCAAATCCAAACTTCATTTTCACATTCAACTGATATTTTTTCAATAGTTTTAGAATCAAACTCTTCTTTTTTAAAAACTAAAACTTTAAATCCTACATTGGTCAAGCGGACTTTAAAATCATAACCATATTGACGGACATGGTCACTCTGTCCATATAATTTCTCTCTTTGCTTAGGGTCTGTAATGGATAAGTCCTCTTGAGTTGTCTTTCCCCTTAAAGGAACTTGGATGCTTGCCCAACCTCCTGGTTTAAGAACGCGGTAAAGTTCTTGTAAGGCCTTGACATCATTGACAATGTGTTCCATTACATGGTTTGCAATTATTGCATCAAAAGTTTCATCAGGTAGATTAATAGATGTAATATCCATTGACTGCATAGCAAAATTTTTATTCAAATCAACTGATAAATATTTATAACTTCTCTGTAACTTCTTAGAAAGTGAAAACTCAGGTGCAACATGAAGTAAAAAGCCCCCTTTAGAAATTTGATTGGACTCCCAAAGGTATTCAAGTACCAACCAAAGTAAACGATGCCTTTCTAATGAATTACAACCTGGGCATCTGGCATTTTCGCGGGGAACAGCGCCAGCCGATAAAAATAATTTATAACCTCTTTTACAGAGAGGGCAGTAGAAATTATCACCTTGTAATAAGGATATAGAATAACTTTTTTTTAATGTTTGCCTAACCCGATAATAACTCTCTATAAATTTTTTCATTTTTCTATCAAACCTTTATAAATATCAGCTAATTTTTGCCCTTGGACTTTAGCATTGAAATTTTCTTCGACTTTTTTACGAGCCAGTTGTGTCATAATAGCCCACTTTTGGGGATTTTGTACCAGCCATTGCAGGTGTTGTATTAGTCCATTGATATCTCTTTCTTTGGTTAAGAGACCTGTAACCCCAGATTCAATTATTTGGGGAATGTCACAGTGTAGGGTACTAACAATTAGCATTCCAGTAGCTGCCATTTCAATAATAGAGACTGGCGCACCTCCTTCTGTATCTCCATCATTTGCTGTCAAGCTTGGGCTTAAAAAAATATGATGTTTGTATGCTTCTTCCAATAAAATAGAATGGGGCTGATAACCCAATAAGCGAACTTTGGATTGAAGATTATACTGTTGAATAGCTGTCAAGATTTTTTTCTTTTCTAGGTGACTTCTAGCCTCGCGGCTGGCTTCACCAATTATGGTAATTTCTAGAGAGATATCTTTTTGAAGTTGCCCTAATGCTGCTAAAGCGTCAGGAATTCCTTTTTTTTCTCGAAACGATGCTGCAATGAGTACACGTAAAGGTTCTTTAGAATTCCACAGCCTAGGTTGATATTTAATTTTTTCTACTTCAATCCCTAAAGGATGAACTTGTATCTTGTCAGAGGGACAGCCTAAGTTTCTAATTGATTGAGCCATGTAGGGGCCTTCACATAAAACCTTTTCTACTGATTTAAACAAAGTTTTATACCGTTTATACCAATATGATTTTTGTTTGGGTAGATAGTTTACATCTAAACCATAAAAAGTTACTAAATGCAACAGTTGCGCTTTTTTAGCTGCGCCAATATTTTGCCAACCTATAGAACCAAAATGAGAATGAAGAATATTAGCTTCATATTTTTTAGCTTCTGATACTAAAAATTCTAAATGGTTTCTAAACCTAAACTTTCTTAATGCTTTGTCCCATCCAATTCGCCACAATGGTTCCGTACTTAAGCTGTGAATATTCGGTAACCAGAACTGATCTAAATTTTTGGTTCTTTCGCAAACAATATGGTTTTCACATTCTTCAGGTAAGTAGCGTATTTGGTTATACATCCAAGTTTGAGTTTGAGGTAGCCATGAAGGAGAGCTATGAATAATTTTTATCGAAGAAGATCTTTCGTGATTCGACATTTTAATTAATGTAGTAAATTAAATAATTCTTTGATTTGATTTGGGTTAATAAGGAAGTTTATGGTCGGATAAATAATCAATCCCGAACTCATCAAAACAACTAATTCCCATCCCCTGTTAAAATCAACTGGTAGAAGCAATTTGATGCCGATCAGTAAAATCAACATAACAAAACTAAGAAGGAATGGTCGCCAAACTACAGATAAATAATCGATAATTGATAGTTGAATCAGCCGAAAAGGGATAGCAAAACCTGGATAAGTTAAAATTAAAGAAGCTACTGTATAACTTGCAGCAACACCAATAATACCCCATTGCAAACCGATCACAAAAGCAAGCATTACCAGAGTCCCGGCAAAAATTCCCCATCGCAGCATCCAATCCGTACGACCTTTAGCTTGATAAATTGTTCCAACAGTTGTTCCTAAACCTTGAAGCAGACCAACAGGAGCCAAAATCATTAAGAGTGGAATTACAGGTTGCCATTCCCAGCCAAAAATAGTTATAATCAATGGCTCAGCTATTACCCACATGCCTGCCATAATTGGAAAAGCCATCAACGCAATACAGGATGTTATTCGTAGATAAACCCTTCTAAATTGTAGGTTATCATCTTGTATTTTACATAAAACTGGAAACATTACCCTCCCAATTACGGCCGAAATGTTTTGCAATGGATAAAGCATTAGGCGATAAGCAAGGGTATAATGTCCCAAGTCTTCGGAACCCAAATATTTACCAATCAATAAGTAATCTGCATTTCGTATGAAGTAATTAAAAATAGTAAACCCCGTAAGGTTCAAGCTATAATTACTCACTAAACTAATTTCTCTCCAATGAAAAATTAAGCGAGGAGACCAACGTTGAGAGAACCAAAGCATTAGTGTGGTAACGCATACCCCAGTTAAAGACTGAGAAATTAGGCTCCATACCCCAAATTTTAGAATTGCTAGGGTAATCCCTAAAATAGAACCAATGACTACAGCAATAATTTCAATCTTAGCTAATTTATTAAATTCTAAATTTCTTTCTAAAAGAGATTTTTGTAAAATCCCCAAACCTGAAATTAAAAAAGTAATAGAAAGCACTTGTAGGATTGCCGTAAGTTTAGGTTCTTTGTAAAAACTAGCAACTAGAGGAGATAAACTAAAAAGAGTAAGCATTGCTAAGAATCCAAACCCAACATTCATCCAAAAAACACTATACAAAAATGAGTCTGAAATATTTTTTTTTTGGATGACTGCGGCGGATGTACCCAAGTCCATAAAAAGTCCTACAAATCCAATCACAATACTGGCCATCCCTAATAGACCAAAATCTGAAGGGGATAGAAGGCGGGCTAAAATTGCTGTAGTAACAAACTGCATCACCTGTCGTGTTAATTGAGACAATAGTGACCACTTGAAACTAGATGTAACTTTGGTTTTTTTTATCACTTAAATTTGGCAAAAATTGTTTAAAATTTTAATTTACTTATTATAGAATTCACTTTTCCTGATTGTCCTTTTAGATTAGTATAGAGTAGAATTATGTGGAATATCCGAAGTGAGCTAAGAACATCTCAAGAAAATCCTTTGCTCCACTAAACCTCTTCGCTCTACAGTATAGACAAAGATATTTTTAAAGGTAAAAAATTACTACTTTTTGACTATCCATAAATCTACATTTCTTTCAATTTTGAATAGGTGAGTTAATTGTTTAATTTTCAAATATCCATCATAAGCTAAATTAATTAATAATACTAAGCCTTCTAATTTAACTTTTTCAGGAAGATAACCTCTAATTTTCGATTTTCGCCGATCAGAGAAGTATGATGTGTTTTTTTGAATGTTGCAGATGTAACCAGAAGAACAGATATGCTCTATAATCTCTGATTCTGTTGTCCACTGAAGAGTTGATAATCCCAAAGTAGGTTTTTGAAGGAGTTGAAGATATATTGAGGCAAGTCTTTTATTCATTTTGGGCAAAAA includes:
- a CDS encoding class I SAM-dependent methyltransferase, with the protein product MKKFIESYYRVRQTLKKSYSISLLQGDNFYCPLCKRGYKLFLSAGAVPRENARCPGCNSLERHRLLWLVLEYLWESNQISKGGFLLHVAPEFSLSKKLQRSYKYLSVDLNKNFAMQSMDITSINLPDETFDAIIANHVMEHIVNDVKALQELYRVLKPGGWASIQVPLRGKTTQEDLSITDPKQREKLYGQSDHVRQYGYDFKVRLTNVGFKVLVFKKEEFDSKTIEKISVECENEVWICQKLK
- a CDS encoding glycosyltransferase, giving the protein MSNHERSSSIKIIHSSPSWLPQTQTWMYNQIRYLPEECENHIVCERTKNLDQFWLPNIHSLSTEPLWRIGWDKALRKFRFRNHLEFLVSEAKKYEANILHSHFGSIGWQNIGAAKKAQLLHLVTFYGLDVNYLPKQKSYWYKRYKTLFKSVEKVLCEGPYMAQSIRNLGCPSDKIQVHPLGIEVEKIKYQPRLWNSKEPLRVLIAASFREKKGIPDALAALGQLQKDISLEITIIGEASREARSHLEKKKILTAIQQYNLQSKVRLLGYQPHSILLEEAYKHHIFLSPSLTANDGDTEGGAPVSIIEMAATGMLIVSTLHCDIPQIIESGVTGLLTKERDINGLIQHLQWLVQNPQKWAIMTQLARKKVEENFNAKVQGQKLADIYKGLIEK
- a CDS encoding MOP flippase family protein, coding for MIKKTKVTSSFKWSLLSQLTRQVMQFVTTAILARLLSPSDFGLLGMASIVIGFVGLFMDLGTSAAVIQKKNISDSFLYSVFWMNVGFGFLAMLTLFSLSPLVASFYKEPKLTAILQVLSITFLISGLGILQKSLLERNLEFNKLAKIEIIAVVIGSILGITLAILKFGVWSLISQSLTGVCVTTLMLWFSQRWSPRLIFHWREISLVSNYSLNLTGFTIFNYFIRNADYLLIGKYLGSEDLGHYTLAYRLMLYPLQNISAVIGRVMFPVLCKIQDDNLQFRRVYLRITSCIALMAFPIMAGMWVIAEPLIITIFGWEWQPVIPLLMILAPVGLLQGLGTTVGTIYQAKGRTDWMLRWGIFAGTLVMLAFVIGLQWGIIGVAASYTVASLILTYPGFAIPFRLIQLSIIDYLSVVWRPFLLSFVMLILLIGIKLLLPVDFNRGWELVVLMSSGLIIYPTINFLINPNQIKELFNLLH